Proteins from a single region of Runella sp. SP2:
- a CDS encoding hemerythrin domain-containing protein, translating to MAALHDFIDTDKTYQLVVERFGDSSLQDKEQKAGSKVIDMNPELIELILDLYNNEEDFPFEKMQKFSIGEILAYLQATHRYYLTKKLPEIEQSLVHIFSKYGQSHQLLASLAYFFNDYKTHLIEHIRMEEKELFPYIQKLIEVSKQPVELRTSAEKTNFSIQQFIDSHSPIEDELQEVSQLIRRYSGEESVPLPYKIFLNQVELFELELRKHAIIEDHVLVPMALELEQQLN from the coding sequence ATGGCTGCACTACATGATTTTATTGATACCGACAAAACTTACCAATTGGTCGTTGAAAGGTTCGGTGATTCTTCACTGCAAGACAAAGAGCAGAAAGCAGGAAGCAAAGTAATCGACATGAACCCTGAGCTTATTGAGCTCATTTTAGATTTATACAATAACGAAGAAGACTTCCCTTTTGAAAAAATGCAGAAGTTCTCGATTGGAGAAATTCTTGCCTATTTACAAGCTACTCACCGTTATTATCTTACCAAAAAACTTCCCGAAATTGAGCAGTCGTTAGTCCATATTTTTAGCAAATATGGACAAAGCCATCAGCTATTGGCGAGTTTGGCGTATTTCTTCAATGACTACAAGACCCATTTGATTGAGCATATTCGGATGGAGGAGAAAGAGCTGTTTCCTTATATTCAAAAACTCATTGAGGTTTCAAAACAGCCCGTCGAACTTCGGACTTCAGCCGAAAAAACGAACTTTAGTATCCAACAATTTATTGATTCCCACTCGCCTATCGAAGATGAGTTGCAAGAAGTAAGTCAGTTGATTCGGCGTTATTCGGGCGAAGAATCCGTGCCTTTGCCGTATAAAATTTTCTTGAACCAAGTGGAGCTGTTTGAATTGGAATTACGTAAACACGCCATCATCGAAGACCACGTTTTGGTGCCAATGGCGCTGGAACTGGAGCAGCAATTGAATTGA
- a CDS encoding polymorphic toxin-type HINT domain-containing protein, protein MAFDYVVAPLTTAIAKHGAVLVRKAFEDKLKVPKPVCDVIFTGNLCFVAVTPIRMADGSYRPIESIKAGDLVWSRDEFTKQETAQHVQKPFSNTAHRLVKVIAGIDTILTTPEHPFYVENKGMTQAQFLHKGDLFSTASPTEASLALLPHLARSGIAVDSIHLLDSTVAVYNFEVSNFHTYFVGSQSIWVHNANCGPKPKLLHEFEVDSFTDLQFNLGSKFDNLTPHHIPSDKFMTILKGKFPTDLAHYSHGNGLCIFLEETLKTSGTRHGRTYTKGHTVANDPKGYYKMTPLQALEFDLEDVRQILKDDKLYDASVEAQLQKIKSMNLKLYPNIFK, encoded by the coding sequence TTGGCGTTTGACTATGTGGTGGCTCCCTTGACTACTGCTATTGCAAAACACGGGGCGGTATTGGTTCGTAAAGCCTTTGAGGATAAACTCAAAGTACCTAAGCCCGTTTGCGATGTTATTTTTACGGGTAACCTATGTTTTGTAGCAGTCACGCCTATTCGTATGGCCGACGGTAGCTATCGGCCTATTGAGTCAATAAAAGCAGGCGACCTCGTATGGAGTCGTGATGAATTTACGAAGCAGGAAACGGCTCAACATGTTCAGAAGCCTTTTAGCAATACGGCTCATCGTTTGGTGAAAGTAATCGCAGGAATAGATACCATTTTGACGACCCCTGAGCACCCGTTTTATGTGGAGAACAAGGGAATGACTCAAGCGCAATTTCTCCACAAAGGCGATTTGTTTAGTACCGCGTCTCCTACTGAAGCTTCCTTGGCATTATTGCCGCACTTAGCCCGTAGCGGTATAGCGGTAGATAGTATCCATTTGCTCGACAGTACCGTTGCGGTTTATAATTTTGAAGTTTCAAATTTCCATACCTATTTTGTAGGGAGTCAGAGTATTTGGGTTCATAATGCCAATTGTGGGCCGAAGCCGAAACTGCTCCATGAATTTGAAGTGGACTCTTTTACTGATTTACAATTTAATTTAGGGTCGAAATTTGACAATCTAACTCCACATCACATTCCATCAGACAAATTTATGACTATTTTAAAGGGGAAATTTCCGACAGATTTAGCACATTACAGTCATGGCAATGGACTTTGCATTTTTCTTGAAGAAACTCTAAAAACATCAGGAACACGCCATGGTAGAACATACACAAAAGGTCATACAGTGGCTAACGACCCAAAAGGATATTACAAAATGACACCGCTGCAAGCATTAGAATTTGATTTAGAAGATGTAAGACAAATTTTGAAAGATGATAAACTTTATGATGCCTCCGTAGAAGCTCAACTTCAAAAAATCAAATCAATGAATTTAAAATTATATCCCAATATATTCAAATAA
- a CDS encoding PAS domain-containing protein: protein MKQKYLRLGLNILPKRRVVQQKIKIMFHFPPSKSIHKLSSLVPLLSWDFAHPLLQKQIEVGEDYKSISTLSERFQWDLELETKQLLRNNYILVITNLSQEIVWVSKQFETMTHYPKNEVIGLRPTFLQGEKTSTKSLNLIREKLSNVEQVATKLLNYRKNGEAYWCQVTIRPIHNTDGLLTHFMAIEKEVE from the coding sequence GTGAAACAAAAATACCTACGTTTAGGTTTAAACATTTTACCTAAACGTAGGGTAGTACAACAAAAGATAAAAATTATGTTTCATTTTCCACCTTCAAAATCAATTCACAAACTTTCCTCACTTGTCCCACTATTAAGCTGGGATTTTGCCCATCCGTTGTTACAAAAGCAAATCGAAGTAGGTGAAGATTATAAATCCATCTCGACCCTTTCTGAAAGATTTCAATGGGATTTAGAATTAGAAACAAAACAACTCTTACGAAATAATTATATCCTAGTAATCACCAATTTATCTCAAGAAATAGTATGGGTAAGTAAGCAATTTGAAACAATGACCCATTACCCCAAAAACGAGGTCATCGGACTGAGGCCTACTTTTTTACAGGGAGAAAAAACAAGTACAAAATCACTGAACTTGATACGAGAAAAGCTATCAAATGTCGAGCAAGTAGCGACCAAACTTCTCAACTACCGTAAAAATGGGGAAGCCTATTGGTGCCAAGTAACCATTCGTCCAATCCATAACACTGACGGTCTTTTGACGCATTTTATGGCGATTGAGAAAGAAGTTGAGTAA
- the metE gene encoding 5-methyltetrahydropteroyltriglutamate--homocysteine S-methyltransferase, whose product MLKNNLGYPRIGSRRELKKACEAYWAGKISQTELLETGRQIRLHNWQLQQQAGIDLIPSNDFSLYDHVLDLSLTVGAIPARFQEILNANPQNNSLDVYFAMARGYQKDGLDIKALEMTKWYDTNYHYLVPEFTKNQTFSLSSDKVFNEFDEAKSAGILTKPVLLGPVSYLLLGKEKEADFHRLELLPRLLSVYYDIIERLTQQGAVWIQFDEPCLALDLTYKEKDALRTAYGTIRTRFPQLKIMLATYFDGLRDNLLVASLLPVCTLHVDLVRFPSQFDNLLTAIHEPMSLSLGIVDGRNVWKNDYTRSLTFIQKAIDKLGEARVMIAPSCSLLHTPCDLELEKDETRLPSEIKQWMAFAKQKLQEINDLHLIATQGNNEKWAQNKADIESRRTSSLIHKPHVKQRVDALSEADTQRKSPFSTRQHLQKALLQLPIFPTTTIGSFPQTDAIRQLRARYKSGEISPQHYEEIIEKNTEEAIKWQEEIGLDVLVHGEFERNDMVEYFGELLKGYAFTQNGWVQSYGSRCVKPPIIYGDIERPHPMTVQWATYAQSLTSKPVKGMLTGPITILQWSFVRDDQARSETMFQLALAIRDEVLDLEKAGIRIIQIDEAALREGLPLRKSDRQAYLDNSVKAFRVASSAVADQTQIHTHMCYSEFNDIIESIAEMDADVITIETSRSQMELLDAFHTFNYPNEIGPGVYDIHSPRVPSVDEMVQLLEKALAVLPAEHLWVNPDCGLKTRRWPETEKALKNMVQAAGQVRKAIVEEV is encoded by the coding sequence ATGCTCAAAAACAACCTTGGGTATCCTCGCATTGGCAGTCGCCGCGAGCTAAAAAAAGCCTGTGAAGCCTACTGGGCGGGCAAAATCTCACAAACCGAACTGCTAGAAACAGGCCGCCAAATCCGCCTTCACAACTGGCAGCTGCAACAACAAGCAGGCATTGACCTCATTCCGTCCAACGATTTTTCTTTGTACGACCACGTGCTCGACCTCAGCCTAACCGTGGGTGCGATTCCTGCTCGCTTCCAAGAAATCTTAAATGCCAATCCTCAAAACAATTCCCTCGATGTCTATTTTGCCATGGCTCGGGGCTACCAAAAAGATGGACTTGACATTAAAGCCCTAGAAATGACCAAATGGTACGATACCAACTACCATTACTTAGTACCTGAGTTCACCAAAAATCAGACGTTTAGCCTTTCTTCGGACAAAGTTTTCAATGAGTTTGACGAAGCCAAGTCGGCAGGGATTTTGACGAAACCCGTGCTTTTAGGCCCAGTTTCTTACTTGCTTTTGGGCAAAGAAAAAGAAGCCGATTTTCACCGATTAGAGTTATTACCTCGCTTACTTTCAGTCTATTACGACATCATTGAGCGACTGACCCAACAAGGCGCCGTGTGGATTCAATTCGATGAACCCTGCCTTGCACTTGATTTAACTTACAAAGAAAAAGACGCCCTCCGAACAGCCTACGGCACGATTCGTACCCGTTTCCCCCAACTGAAAATCATGCTGGCTACTTACTTTGATGGCTTACGTGATAACCTACTGGTCGCCTCTCTCCTGCCAGTCTGTACTTTACACGTCGATTTGGTACGTTTTCCGAGCCAATTTGACAACCTATTAACAGCCATCCACGAACCTATGTCGTTGTCACTTGGTATAGTTGACGGACGTAACGTTTGGAAAAACGACTATACCCGTTCTCTCACTTTCATCCAAAAAGCCATTGATAAGTTAGGAGAGGCAAGGGTAATGATTGCGCCCTCTTGCTCTTTGTTGCATACGCCCTGCGATTTGGAGTTGGAAAAAGACGAAACCAGACTTCCTTCTGAGATAAAGCAATGGATGGCTTTTGCCAAACAAAAGCTCCAAGAAATCAACGACTTACATCTCATCGCCACCCAAGGAAACAATGAAAAATGGGCGCAAAATAAAGCAGACATCGAAAGTCGGCGTACGTCGTCATTGATTCACAAACCGCACGTAAAACAACGCGTTGATGCGCTCAGCGAGGCCGATACCCAGCGTAAAAGTCCGTTCTCAACCCGTCAACATCTTCAAAAAGCGTTGTTGCAGTTGCCCATCTTCCCCACAACGACCATCGGTTCATTCCCCCAAACAGACGCCATTCGCCAGCTTCGCGCTCGCTACAAAAGCGGCGAGATTTCCCCCCAACACTACGAGGAAATCATCGAAAAAAACACCGAGGAGGCCATAAAATGGCAGGAAGAAATTGGTTTGGATGTGTTGGTTCACGGCGAATTTGAGCGTAACGACATGGTGGAATATTTCGGCGAACTGCTGAAAGGATATGCTTTTACGCAGAATGGTTGGGTGCAAAGCTACGGTTCGCGTTGTGTGAAACCACCAATTATCTATGGCGACATTGAACGCCCACACCCCATGACCGTACAATGGGCTACCTACGCCCAATCGCTAACCTCAAAACCAGTGAAAGGTATGTTGACGGGGCCGATTACGATTTTGCAATGGTCGTTTGTACGGGACGACCAAGCCCGAAGTGAAACAATGTTTCAGCTCGCTTTGGCCATTCGTGATGAAGTGTTGGATTTGGAAAAAGCAGGTATCCGAATCATCCAAATCGACGAAGCAGCGCTGCGTGAAGGACTTCCGTTACGCAAAAGCGACCGACAAGCCTATCTTGACAATTCTGTCAAAGCCTTTCGGGTGGCGTCCTCTGCAGTGGCAGACCAGACCCAAATCCATACCCACATGTGTTATTCGGAGTTTAATGACATCATAGAATCCATTGCGGAGATGGATGCAGACGTCATTACAATTGAAACCTCCCGTTCACAAATGGAGTTGTTGGACGCATTTCATACCTTCAACTATCCCAACGAAATTGGCCCAGGCGTGTATGACATTCACAGTCCTCGCGTGCCCAGCGTCGATGAAATGGTGCAGTTGTTAGAAAAAGCATTGGCCGTACTCCCCGCTGAGCACCTTTGGGTCAATCCAGACTGTGGTTTAAAAACGCGCCGTTGGCCAGAGACTGAGAAGGCGCTCAAAAATATGGTACAAGCGGCTGGCCAAGTTAGAAAAGCCATTGTTGAAGAGGTGTGA
- a CDS encoding Gfo/Idh/MocA family protein has product MSTSPKPVRVLVVGCGNMGASHATAYHNFEGFEICGIVSTGKSKEVLNEKLGGGYALYSDYAEALQATQPDAVCISTYPDTHEAFAVMAFEHGCHVFIEKPVADTVEGAKRVVEAAVKANKKLVVGYILRHHPSWEKFVELAQTLGKPLVMRMNLNQQSHGYMWDVHRNLMKSLSPIVDCGVHYIDVMCQMTRSKPVWVSAIGARLTEDIPAGNYNYGQLQIRFEDGSVGWYEAGWGPMMSETAFFVKDVVGPKGCVSIVAKDAGGAGKSDNVDAHTKTESLRYHHADIDENNAFTKPDEWINLTDEPDHQELCNREQAYFLKAIVEDVDLTDHMADAVNSLQIAFACDESVRTGEVVRL; this is encoded by the coding sequence ATGTCAACATCCCCCAAACCAGTGCGCGTCCTTGTCGTTGGATGCGGAAACATGGGCGCTTCTCACGCCACAGCCTATCATAATTTTGAAGGTTTCGAAATTTGTGGTATTGTCTCAACGGGAAAAAGTAAAGAAGTTCTAAACGAAAAATTAGGGGGCGGATATGCTTTGTATTCCGATTATGCCGAAGCCCTCCAAGCAACGCAACCTGATGCCGTTTGTATCTCCACCTACCCCGACACGCACGAAGCGTTTGCGGTTATGGCCTTTGAGCACGGCTGTCACGTATTTATTGAAAAACCAGTGGCTGATACTGTCGAAGGCGCAAAGCGCGTGGTAGAAGCGGCCGTCAAAGCCAATAAAAAATTGGTGGTTGGGTATATTTTGCGCCATCATCCGTCGTGGGAAAAGTTTGTGGAATTGGCGCAAACGCTTGGTAAGCCATTGGTAATGAGGATGAACCTCAACCAGCAAAGCCACGGCTATATGTGGGACGTACACCGCAATTTGATGAAAAGCCTTAGCCCGATTGTGGACTGTGGCGTGCATTACATCGACGTAATGTGTCAAATGACCCGTTCAAAACCAGTGTGGGTGTCGGCCATTGGCGCTCGCTTGACCGAAGATATTCCTGCGGGAAATTACAATTACGGACAACTCCAAATTCGTTTTGAGGATGGCTCAGTGGGTTGGTACGAAGCAGGCTGGGGCCCAATGATGAGCGAAACGGCATTTTTTGTAAAAGACGTAGTAGGCCCTAAAGGCTGCGTGTCGATTGTGGCAAAAGATGCAGGAGGTGCGGGTAAATCGGACAACGTAGATGCCCATACCAAAACTGAATCGTTGCGTTATCACCATGCCGATATTGACGAAAACAACGCATTTACAAAACCTGATGAGTGGATTAACTTGACCGACGAGCCAGACCACCAAGAGCTTTGCAACCGTGAACAAGCCTATTTCTTAAAAGCAATCGTAGAAGACGTTGACTTAACCGACCACATGGCGGACGCCGTAAACAGCCTTCAAATCGCGTTTGCGTGCGACGAATCAGTGCGTACGGGCGAAGTCGTTCGTTTATAA
- a CDS encoding PVC-type heme-binding CxxCH protein has translation MQNTAIKLILLLGFVSVFSFTGTDTLQNEYQAEGAADSNRVYVPDDLEATLWAEAPLFYNPTNMDIDAKGRVWITEAVNYRNFNNKPDQKLTFNEGDRVMILEDTDGDGKADKSKVFVQDKDLVAPLGIGVIGNKVVVSCAPNIIIYTDENGDDLPDKKEIFLTGFGGLDHDHSLHSLTAGPDGRWHFNTGNAGPHNVKDKSGWTLRSGSIYTGGTPYNKENQGNQKSDDGRIWVGGLSLRMNADGTGLKVMAHNFRNSYEIAIDSYGDYWQNDNDDQVVTCRTSWVMEGSNAGYFSADGTRTWQADRRPNQDMFTTHWHQEDPGVLLAGDNTGAGSPTGMLVYEGDALGEKYRGTVLSCEAGRNVVWAYWPKAKGAGFDFSQRVDFISSFSKVEEHYIWHETGKDKRKWFRPSDAATGPDGAIYVADWYDPVVGGHQMHDKKGYGRIYRITPKGKKLSTPTFDLSSVKGQIEALKNPAINVRNLGFVALQAQGETVIPAVKALLADANPFVQARAVWLLAQLGAAGKTEVEQLLLQSTDTRLQTAAFRALKHDITPSSSPQEIAQQVALCQKALKVASLPLYREIAISLRDVPYTAMANLISPLEAAFDGKDRYYLEALGTALDGKEESYFQKSRPQWPQNAAKWTHQQAWMAWRLHPKTALADLKTRASAPNLSAEERKRAITAIAFIKDKSAAIAMLDLTKSTLKDVAEQAFYWVNFRKTNDWQSLLDWKEAAATQLSPAQKQMLAWKDVMTDTNAPIAKREEAAKTLAGDVFGGQLLLAAASENKIPKELRPLIAQTIFNNPDRSIRMMAGDYFPRPSGKGLSVSLAASFPADLGKGKQIFQTHCTSCHRFQQDGKEIGPDLTLIGKKFDKEGLLDAIINPSASLAFGYEPWIIQTKDKNTYYGFVVGDGANVLLRDVAGKTSAIKASQIASRQQLKNSLMPEPSSLGLKEKDLSDLAGYLLGLPK, from the coding sequence ATGCAAAATACAGCAATAAAACTCATACTATTACTGGGTTTTGTTTCGGTTTTTTCTTTCACAGGAACGGACACCCTCCAAAACGAATACCAAGCAGAAGGCGCTGCTGATTCCAACCGTGTCTATGTTCCCGACGACCTTGAAGCCACGCTTTGGGCGGAAGCTCCCCTGTTTTACAACCCTACCAACATGGACATTGACGCAAAAGGGAGAGTTTGGATTACGGAGGCCGTCAACTACCGCAATTTCAACAACAAACCCGACCAAAAACTCACCTTCAACGAAGGCGACCGAGTCATGATTTTGGAAGACACTGACGGCGACGGGAAGGCCGACAAATCGAAGGTGTTTGTCCAAGACAAAGACTTGGTAGCACCACTGGGCATTGGGGTCATTGGCAACAAAGTGGTGGTAAGTTGCGCTCCCAATATCATTATTTATACCGACGAAAATGGCGACGACCTTCCCGACAAAAAAGAGATTTTTCTGACGGGTTTTGGCGGCCTCGACCATGACCACTCGCTGCATTCGCTCACGGCTGGCCCCGACGGAAGATGGCATTTTAACACAGGAAATGCAGGGCCGCACAATGTCAAAGATAAAAGTGGTTGGACGCTGCGTTCGGGAAGCATTTACACGGGAGGAACGCCTTACAACAAAGAAAATCAAGGCAATCAAAAAAGCGACGATGGGCGTATTTGGGTGGGTGGCCTGTCGTTGCGGATGAACGCCGATGGAACGGGTCTCAAAGTAATGGCGCACAATTTTAGGAATAGCTACGAAATAGCCATCGACAGCTACGGTGATTATTGGCAAAATGATAACGACGACCAAGTGGTTACCTGCCGCACGAGTTGGGTGATGGAAGGCTCTAACGCGGGCTATTTTAGTGCCGACGGAACGCGTACTTGGCAAGCCGACCGCCGCCCCAACCAAGACATGTTTACTACCCACTGGCACCAAGAAGACCCAGGCGTTTTGCTCGCAGGTGACAACACGGGCGCAGGCTCTCCCACGGGTATGCTCGTGTACGAAGGTGACGCACTGGGAGAAAAATACCGTGGCACTGTTCTCAGTTGCGAAGCAGGGCGAAATGTGGTGTGGGCGTATTGGCCTAAAGCCAAAGGGGCTGGTTTTGACTTTTCTCAACGGGTCGATTTTATCAGTAGCTTTTCCAAAGTTGAAGAACACTACATTTGGCACGAAACAGGCAAAGACAAACGGAAATGGTTCCGCCCGAGCGATGCCGCCACGGGCCCAGACGGCGCTATTTACGTCGCCGATTGGTACGACCCTGTGGTAGGTGGCCACCAAATGCACGATAAAAAAGGCTACGGACGGATTTACCGAATCACGCCTAAAGGCAAAAAACTAAGTACGCCTACCTTCGACCTCAGCTCGGTCAAGGGACAAATCGAAGCTCTTAAAAACCCCGCCATTAATGTTCGCAACTTAGGTTTTGTGGCGTTACAAGCCCAAGGCGAAACAGTAATTCCCGCCGTCAAAGCCTTACTGGCCGACGCTAATCCATTTGTCCAAGCGCGCGCTGTGTGGTTGTTGGCCCAATTGGGGGCAGCTGGAAAAACCGAAGTGGAACAACTTCTGCTTCAAAGTACTGACACTCGGCTGCAAACTGCCGCTTTTCGGGCGTTGAAGCACGACATTACGCCTTCAAGTTCGCCCCAAGAAATAGCCCAACAAGTGGCTTTATGCCAAAAGGCGCTCAAAGTGGCTTCCCTCCCACTATACCGCGAAATTGCCATTTCGTTGCGAGATGTTCCTTATACTGCTATGGCAAATCTGATTTCGCCGCTCGAAGCTGCTTTTGATGGAAAAGACCGTTATTATTTAGAAGCCTTAGGAACTGCTTTGGACGGAAAAGAAGAGAGTTATTTCCAAAAATCCCGCCCTCAATGGCCTCAAAATGCCGCCAAATGGACGCACCAACAGGCCTGGATGGCTTGGCGGCTTCATCCAAAAACCGCATTGGCTGATTTAAAAACACGAGCATCCGCTCCCAATCTCTCTGCCGAAGAGCGCAAACGAGCCATCACCGCTATTGCTTTTATCAAAGACAAATCGGCGGCAATTGCCATGCTTGATTTGACAAAAAGTACCTTGAAAGACGTGGCTGAACAGGCGTTTTATTGGGTCAATTTCCGCAAAACCAACGATTGGCAGTCGTTGCTTGATTGGAAGGAAGCGGCCGCTACGCAACTCAGTCCCGCTCAAAAACAGATGTTGGCTTGGAAAGACGTCATGACCGATACCAACGCGCCCATCGCCAAACGCGAAGAAGCGGCCAAAACGCTTGCGGGGGATGTATTTGGGGGACAATTGTTGCTCGCCGCCGCCAGTGAAAACAAAATTCCGAAAGAGTTACGGCCGCTCATTGCTCAAACCATTTTCAACAACCCCGACCGCAGTATTCGGATGATGGCGGGCGATTATTTTCCACGTCCAAGCGGAAAAGGACTGTCGGTAAGCTTAGCCGCAAGCTTTCCCGCCGACCTTGGTAAAGGCAAACAGATTTTTCAAACGCACTGCACCTCGTGTCACCGCTTTCAGCAAGATGGGAAAGAGATTGGCCCTGATTTAACCTTGATTGGGAAAAAATTTGACAAAGAAGGGTTGCTAGACGCCATCATCAATCCAAGCGCTAGTTTGGCCTTTGGCTACGAACCGTGGATTATTCAAACCAAAGACAAAAATACCTACTACGGCTTTGTAGTAGGCGACGGAGCTAATGTGCTCCTTAGAGATGTTGCGGGAAAAACCTCGGCCATCAAAGCGTCACAAATTGCTTCGCGCCAACAACTTAAAAATAGTTTGATGCCTGAACCATCGTCATTGGGGCTAAAAGAAAAAGATTTGTCGGATTTGGCAGGGTATCTGCTGGGGTTGCCTAAATAA
- a CDS encoding peptide deformylase: MKTLADLLLLGDPRLYEVCAPVLPEEHDELLGWVADLHNVMQEVRTKYGFGRAIAAPQLGIMKRLIYMNIDRPVVFINPELVNLSDETFELWDDCMSFPNLLVKVKRHKSLTIKYFDEHWQPQEWPMEDALSELLQHEFDHLDGVLCTMRAIDAQSFRWRPTPPKQ, from the coding sequence ATGAAAACATTAGCCGATTTACTTTTACTGGGCGACCCGCGATTGTACGAGGTATGTGCCCCTGTTTTACCCGAAGAACACGACGAGTTGCTGGGCTGGGTGGCCGACCTCCACAATGTAATGCAAGAAGTACGCACAAAATATGGCTTTGGACGAGCCATTGCCGCACCGCAGTTAGGGATTATGAAACGGTTGATTTACATGAACATCGACCGCCCAGTGGTGTTTATTAATCCAGAACTGGTGAATTTGAGCGATGAAACCTTTGAGCTGTGGGACGACTGCATGAGCTTTCCTAATTTGTTGGTAAAAGTAAAGCGCCATAAGTCGTTGACCATAAAATATTTCGATGAACACTGGCAGCCGCAAGAATGGCCGATGGAAGATGCTTTGTCAGAACTTTTGCAACACGAATTCGACCATCTTGATGGCGTTTTGTGCACGATGAGGGCGATTGATGCACAGTCGTTTCGTTGGAGACCTACGCCACCGAAGCAATAG
- a CDS encoding MbcA/ParS/Xre antitoxin family protein: protein MFEVNNWGQLEVISVPIGKDVEEYSLQLAVLRKCGEDVFGELPQFIGWMNHPNHILSGKKPIELLETPYGLEWIHGELTRIAHGILA, encoded by the coding sequence ATGTTTGAGGTAAATAATTGGGGCCAACTTGAAGTCATTTCTGTGCCAATAGGAAAAGATGTCGAGGAATATTCTCTTCAACTTGCGGTTTTACGTAAATGTGGGGAGGATGTTTTTGGAGAATTGCCGCAGTTTATTGGGTGGATGAATCACCCAAACCATATTTTAAGTGGTAAAAAACCCATAGAATTGCTTGAAACGCCTTATGGTCTTGAGTGGATTCATGGCGAACTAACCCGTATTGCACACGGTATATTGGCCTAG
- a CDS encoding M20/M25/M40 family metallo-hydrolase, with protein sequence MKKILLVACLAASSLYAQKSDISAKNVQKHISYLASDELKGRGTGTKEEKMSADYIAKYFKEIGLQPKGTNGYEQPFKANLDTVHVLDARNVVGFLDNGADRTIVIGAHYDHLGEGYQRGSLIPDSKGKIHNGADDNASGVAGVLELARHFAKNKVKEKHNFLFICFSAEELGLLGSKYYANNPTIDLSTVNLMLNFDMIGRFDANKAITVGGWGTSPTWGQVIPPVLERDKMAFKIDSAGAGASDHTSFYVKKIPVLFFFTGVHGDYHKPSDDIELINFEGEAKILNSVVGIVNAVDKLPNRLEYRETAMPMARNMSFKVTMGLLLDYSFNGPGIKVDGVSKNRPGEVAGIKGGDLILRLDKYTLNTIYDYMGALGKFEKGQTVEAEVQRGADKLTLPVTFK encoded by the coding sequence ATGAAAAAAATACTATTAGTAGCTTGCTTGGCAGCGAGTTCATTGTACGCCCAGAAGTCAGATATTTCTGCCAAAAACGTCCAAAAACACATTTCATACTTAGCATCTGACGAGCTTAAAGGCCGTGGAACGGGAACGAAAGAGGAAAAAATGTCGGCCGATTATATTGCGAAATATTTCAAAGAAATAGGACTTCAACCCAAGGGTACCAATGGCTATGAACAGCCTTTTAAGGCAAACCTTGACACAGTACATGTGTTGGACGCCCGCAACGTAGTTGGTTTTTTGGACAATGGCGCTGACCGTACCATTGTCATCGGAGCGCACTATGACCACCTCGGCGAAGGTTATCAGCGGGGTTCGTTGATTCCTGACAGTAAGGGGAAAATCCACAATGGTGCCGACGACAACGCGTCGGGTGTAGCGGGGGTGCTGGAATTAGCGCGACATTTTGCCAAAAACAAAGTCAAAGAAAAACACAACTTCCTGTTCATTTGCTTTTCGGCGGAGGAACTAGGTTTATTAGGTTCAAAATACTACGCTAACAACCCTACCATCGACCTATCTACGGTCAATTTGATGCTCAATTTTGACATGATTGGTCGTTTTGACGCCAATAAAGCAATTACTGTGGGAGGTTGGGGAACGAGCCCTACTTGGGGACAAGTGATACCACCCGTGTTGGAACGTGATAAAATGGCGTTTAAAATTGACTCCGCAGGCGCTGGTGCTTCCGACCACACGTCGTTTTATGTAAAGAAAATTCCTGTTTTGTTCTTCTTTACTGGAGTTCACGGCGATTACCACAAGCCAAGCGACGACATTGAGTTGATTAACTTTGAAGGCGAAGCTAAAATTCTGAATTCAGTGGTCGGTATTGTAAATGCCGTTGATAAACTTCCTAATCGCCTAGAATACCGCGAAACGGCCATGCCAATGGCCCGCAACATGAGCTTCAAAGTGACGATGGGGCTGTTGCTCGATTATTCGTTTAACGGGCCTGGCATCAAGGTGGACGGGGTTTCTAAAAATCGCCCAGGAGAAGTGGCGGGTATCAAAGGCGGAGATTTGATTTTACGTTTGGATAAATATACCCTTAATACCATTTACGATTATATGGGTGCGTTGGGTAAATTTGAAAAAGGCCAAACCGTAGAAGCAGAAGTGCAGCGAGGGGCTGATAAATTGACGTTGCCCGTTACTTTTAAGTAA